Proteins encoded together in one Jaculus jaculus isolate mJacJac1 chromosome 7, mJacJac1.mat.Y.cur, whole genome shotgun sequence window:
- the Lrp3 gene encoding low-density lipoprotein receptor-related protein 3 — protein MENRASSGPEGAPGARAQLAVVCLVNLFLTGRLSSAVPALAACSGKLEQHTERRGVIYSPAWPLNYPPGTNCSWYIQGDRGDMITISFRNFDVEESHQCSLDWLLLGPAAPPRQEAFRLCGSAIPPAFISARDHVWIFFHSDASSSGQAQGFRLSYIRGKLGQVSCQTDEFRCDNGKCLPGPWQCNAMDECGDGSDEGNCSAPASEPPGSLCPGGTFPCSGARSTRCLPAERRCDGTQDCGDGSDEAGCPDLACGRRLGSFYGSFASPDLFGAARGPSDLHCTWLVDTQDPRRVLLQLELRLGYDDYVQVFEGLGERGDRLLQTLSYRSNHRPVSLEAAQGRLTVAYHARARSAGHGFNATYQVKGYCLPWEQPCGSRSDGGTEDQGCFSEPQRCDGWWHCASGRDEQGCPACPPDQYPCEGGSGLCYAPGDRCNNQKSCPDGADEKNCFSCQPGTFHCGTNLCIFETWRCDGQEDCQDGSDEHGCLAAVPRKVITAALIGSLVCGLLLVIALGCAFKLYSLRTQEYRAFETQMTRLEAEFVRREAPPSYGQLIAQGLIPPVEDFPVYSASQASVLQNLRTAMRRQMRRHASRRGPSRRRLGRLWNRLFHRPRAPRGQIPLLTAARASQTVLGDGLLQPASGAPPDPPGSHTDTDNPRATADGPPSGPGHASEVGPSALPPSSGLQDPEYRPTDKDRKACRDPLEDSSAPVDTPPDPCLAQEPQACTASSTQDPHSPEPLGVCRSPPPHSSPTLEASDDEALLVC, from the exons CTGCCTGCAGCGGGAAGCTGGAGCAGCACACGGAACGGCGAGGCGTCATCTACAGCCCGGCCTGGCCTCTCAACTACCCGCCAGGCACCAACTGCAGCTGGTACATCCAGGGTGACCGTGGGGACATGATCACCATCAG TTTCCGCAACTTTGATGTGGAGGAGTCCCACCAGTGCTCCCTGGATTGGCTCCTGCTGGGCCCCGCAGCTCCCCCTCGCCAGGAGGCCTTCCGGCTCTGCGGCTCGGCCATCCCGCCCGCTTTCATCTCGGCCCGCGACCACGTCTGGATCTTCTTCCACTCGGATGCCTCCAGCTCTGGCCAGGCCCAGGGCTTCCGCCTCTCCTACATCCGAG GCAAGCTGGGCCAGGTGTCCTGCCAGACGGACGAGTTCCGCTGTGACAACGGCAAGTGCCTGCCGGGCCCGTGGCAGTGCAACGCCATGGATGAGTGTGGAGACGGCTCGGACGAGGGCAACTGCTCGGCCCCGGCCTCCGAGCCGCCCGGTAGCCTGTGCCCCGGGGGCACCTTCCCTTGCAGTGGGGCGCGCTCCACCCGCTGCCTGCCGGCCGAGCGGCGCTGTGACGGCACGCAGGACTGCGGCGACGGCTCGGACGAGGCGGGGTGCCCCGACCTGGCATGTGGCCGGAGGCTGGGCAGCTTCTACGGCTCCTTCGCCTCCCCGGACCTGTTCGGCGCCGCCCGCGGGCCGTCGGACCTGCACTGCACGTGGCTTGTGGACACGCAGGACCCGCGGCGCGTGCTGCTGCAGCTGGAGCTGCGGCTGGGCTACGACGACTACGTGCAGGTGTTCGAGGGCCTGGGCGAGCGCGGGGACCGGCTGCTGCAGACGCTCTCCTACCGCAGCAACCACAGGCCCGTGAGCCTGGAGGCCGCGCAGGGCCGCCTCACGGTGGCCTACCATGCCCGCGCCCGCAGTGCCGGGCACGGCTTCAACGCCACCTACCAGGTGAAGGGCTACTGCCTCCCGTGGGAGCAGCCCTGCGGGAGCCGCAGCGACGGGGGCACTGAGGACCAGGGCTGCTTCTCCGAGCCGCAGCGCTGTGACGGCTGGTGGCACTGTGCCAGTGGCCGGGACGAGCAGGGCTGCCCAGCCTGCCCACCGGACCAGTACCCCTGCGAGGGTGGCAGCGGCCTGTGCTACGCACCTGGCGACCGCTGCAACAACCAGAAGAGCTGCCCCGACGGTGCCGACGAGAAGAACTGCTTCTCCTGCCAGCCGGGCACCTTCCACTGTGGCACCAACCTGTGCATCTTTGAGACGTGGCGCTGTGACGGCCAGGAGGACTGCCAGGACGGCAGCGACGAGCACGGCTGCCTGGCCGCGGTGCCCCGCAAGGTCATCACGGCCGCCCTCATCGGCAGCCTGGTGTGCGGGCTGCTGCTCGTCATCGCCCTGGGCTGCGCCTTCAAGCTCTACTCGCTGCGCACGCAGGAGTACAG GGCCTTCGAGACCCAGATGACACGCCTGGAGGCCGAGTTCGTGCGGCGGGAGGCACCCCCATCCTACGGGCAGCTCATCGCGCAGGGCCTCATCCCGCCCGTGGAGGACTTCCCCGTCTACAGTGCGTCCCAG GCCTCGGTGCTGCAGAACCTTCGCACGGCCATGCGGCGGCAGATGCGCCGGCACGCTTCCCGCCGGGGCCCGTCTCGCCGCAGGCTCGGCCGCCTCTGGAACCGGCTCTTTCACCGGCCGCGGGCACCTCGAGGCCAGATCCCGCTGCTGACAGCTGCACGCGCCTCACAGACTGTACTGGGTGATGGACTCCTCCAGCCAGCATCTGGGGCTCCCCCGGATCCCCCAGGATCCCATACAGACACAGACAACCCCAGGGCTACTGCGGATGGGCCTCCCAGTGGTCCTGGTCATGCGTCAGAAGTGGGGCCTTCAGCGCTGCCCCCGTCGTCAGGCCTGCAAGACCCAGAGTACAGGCCGACGGACAAGGACAGAAAGGCCTGTAGGGACCCTCTGGAGGATAGCTCAGCCCCTGTGGACACACCTCCTGATCCCTGCTTGGCCCAGGAACCCCAGGCTTGCACTGCCAGTAGCACCCAGGATCCCCACTCACCAGAGCCACTGGGGGTCTGCAGAAGCCCCCCACCACATAGTTCCCCAACATTGGAGGCCAGTGATGATGAGGCTCTGCTCGTCTGCTGA